The following DNA comes from Hymenobacter sp. J193.
AATGATTCGCTCCGTGATGAGTTGGCTGAGCGTCTTCTGATAATGGGACTTGACTAGGCGCGTTAGGCTTCGGGCGGGAACTCGTAACAGGTCGGCATACTCCCCGGCCGTGTGCAGGTGGCGGTAGTGCGTATTGATGGCATCTTGAAGTTGCTGCAGAAGCCAGGGCTCCCGGCCAGACGGGTTCTGCTCGGTGCCTAACGCGGGCTGTGCAGTACGAATTCGGATAGCTTTCAGCAAAAAGAGCTTCAGATATAATACGATGGACTCTTGTTGTGCTACCTCTTGACGCCGTACTTCCTCTTGCATCACAGCTGCCAGGGCGGCAAATTCACGCACCGCCTCTGTTGTAACCGGGAAGAAGGGCGGCTCAAAAATTGTGTTGAACAAGATGCCATTGCTAGCTACCTCCTGCTGATGCCGGTAGATGCAGAAAAAGTCGGCATGAAAATCCAGGACCAGGCCCGCTACAGCGGTGCTGGCTTGGATAGTGTAAGGTTGGTAAGGGCCAAAACAACACAGCGTACTGCCAGCAAACAGGTAGGTGGCAAAGTTGGCGCGTAGCTCGCCGCTGCCCTGCGTAAGCAGAATGAGGGAGTAATAATTATTGCGTTGTAAGTAATTAAACGGGGTGTCGTCGCTAAAGGAGTAGCTTCGAAACGCTAATTCACCCGTGTGCGGATGAGTTAGCAGGAGACAGTCAATCGCCATCGCGTGAGAAGAATAGCAGCTAGCCAACCGGACTAACTGCCCGCCAGCCCCCTAAAGCGACCTATGCCCAGGCATAGGTCGCTTTAGGGGCTGGTAATTATTTGGCAGCCAAGATAGCTACTTGTTCAATGACAGGCGGCACGGCCAGCAAGTCGGCCGCATGGGCCATCAACGCAGCGGCAATAGGGCCGTTCAGATGCGCCTGCCGGCCTGCTTCATCCGGAAAGGTATCAAAGATACCGAAGGTGGCCGGCGCCAGCTGAATAGCATACCAGGTTATGGTAGCCGGCTCTTGCTGAGCCAGGGGCAGAGCGCCCGTCAAAAAATCGAGTACTGCCTGCTCTTTACCGGGCTTCGCTTCGAGCCGGACCAGCAATCCTACATTCTTCATGGAAGTTGGGGTTAGGTAAATTGATATAACAAAGGTGCTGCCTCTCTGAAAGGATTAACATGGACGGACGCAACTAGTGGCTGGACAAAAAGACCATGGCCGCTTCAAACCAGTATGTGAGCTCGTGTATCATGGTTTAACTGGCCCCGAATGGTGCAGTGGCTGTTGCAGAACTCGGCACGATGCAAAACGTGAAGGGCTTGAGGCTTCGAGCCAGGCTAGAAAAGAACATGAGCAGGCCGTTCATCTAGGCTCAGTAACTATTATACGTAGTTGCTGAGCTGCCTTGAGAATTCTGTAAGGGGTTCTTTTGCCAAAAGGGCGGATTTACACGCTAAGCCCGGTTATCAAAGAGGGTTATAGTACTGCCTGAGAAAGACTGATTCTACGCTGTAGAGCGGGTGCGTGCTGCCTATCAACAAGGAACTCCTTTTTGATAACCTCCGATGCCCGCCAACCCGACCGACCAGCCCACCCGCGTGGCGCTCTATGCCCGCGTCTCCACCCTCGACAAAGGGCAGGCCCCGGAGACGCAGCTGCGCCCCCTGCGCGAGTACGCCCAGCGCCGCGGCTTTGCCGTTGTCGATGAATACGTGGACTAGGCCTCGGGTACCAGCGAGGAATGAACTCAGTACAAACGGATGATGGCGGCGGCCAAGAACCGGTAGCTCGACGCGGTGCTGGTCCGGCGCTACGACCGCTTTGCCCGCTCGACCCAGGCGCTGGTCAACGCGCCGAAGGAATTCCAGAGCCTAGGGGTGGAC
Coding sequences within:
- a CDS encoding putative quinol monooxygenase; the encoded protein is MKNVGLLVRLEAKPGKEQAVLDFLTGALPLAQQEPATITWYAIQLAPATFGIFDTFPDEAGRQAHLNGPIAAALMAHAADLLAVPPVIEQVAILAAK
- a CDS encoding AraC family transcriptional regulator; amino-acid sequence: MAIDCLLLTHPHTGELAFRSYSFSDDTPFNYLQRNNYYSLILLTQGSGELRANFATYLFAGSTLCCFGPYQPYTIQASTAVAGLVLDFHADFFCIYRHQQEVASNGILFNTIFEPPFFPVTTEAVREFAALAAVMQEEVRRQEVAQQESIVLYLKLFLLKAIRIRTAQPALGTEQNPSGREPWLLQQLQDAINTHYRHLHTAGEYADLLRVPARSLTRLVKSHYQKTLSQLITERIIMEAKRELYLTSQSVKAIAFALGFGDEYYFSRFFKKNTAVSPQFFRESVGFAKAEES